The Sylvia atricapilla isolate bSylAtr1 chromosome 12, bSylAtr1.pri, whole genome shotgun sequence genome has a segment encoding these proteins:
- the WDR59 gene encoding GATOR2 complex protein WDR59 isoform X2: MAARWSSENVVVEFRDAQATAMSVDCLGQRAVLSGRRFLYIVNLDAPNEGHRKISRQSKWDIGAVQWNPHDSYAYYFAASSNQRVDLYKWKEGNGEVCTSLQGHTRVISDLDWAVFEPDLLVTSSVDTYIYIWDIKDTRKPTVSLSAVAGASQVKWNKKNANCLATSHDGDVRIWDKRKPSTAVEYLAAHLSKIHGLDWHPDNEYTLATSSQDNSVRFWDYRQPRKYLNILPCQVPVWKARYTPFSNGLVTVMVPQLRRENSLLLWNVFDLNTPVHTFVGHDDVVLEFQWRKQKEGSKDYQLVTWSRDQTLRMWRIDSQLQRLCANDILDGVEDLIDGISHLPEPDKTLHPQDTEPQHNSGHGDEEALKEDFLNDPLVGKKPDQLGLPQTLQQEFSLINVQIRNVNVEMDAVSRSCTVSVHCGNHRVRMLVMFPVQYPNNAAPSFQFINPTSITASMKAKLLKILKDTSLQKVKRNQSCLEPCLRQLVSWLESVVGTWCISQDP; the protein is encoded by the exons ATGGCGGCGCGCTGGAGCAGCGAGAATGTGGTGGTGGAGTTCCGCGACGCCCAG GCGACTGCGATGTCGGTGGATTGCCTGGGACAGCGCGCTGTACTCTCGGG CCGCCGTTTCCTCTACATCGTCAACCTGGATGCCCCAAATGAGGGTCACCGGAAGATCTCCCGGCAGAGCAAGTGGGACATTGGGGCGGTGCAGTGGAACCCCCACGACAGCTATGCCTACTACTTTGCAGCTTCG AGCAATCAGCGTGTTGACCTGTATAAATGGAAGGAAGGTAATGGGGAAGTTTGCACATCTCTGCAAGGACACACACGTGTGATCAG TGACCTGGACTGGGCAGTGTTTGAGCCAGACCTACTGGTCACCAGTTCTGTGGACACATACATCTACATCTGGGACATCAA AGACACCAGGAAGCCCACGGTCTCACTCTCTGCAGTTG ctggagcttcCCAGGTGAAATGGAACAAGAAAAATGCCAACTGTTTAGCAACAAGCCACGATGGGGATGTCCGAATATGGGACAAAAGG aaacccagcactgcagtggaGTATTTGGCAGCTCATCTCTCCAAAATCCACGGTCTGGACTGGCATCCTGACAATGAGTATACACTGGCCACTTCCAGCCAGGACAACTCTGTCAGG ttctgGGATTACCGTCAGCCTCGGAAATACCTCAATATCCTTCCCTGCCAGGTTCCTGTCTGGAAGGCAAGATACACG CCTTTCAGCAATGGACTGGTGACAGTGATGGTCCCCCAACTCCGTCGAGAAAACAGTCTCCTCCTCTGGAATGTCTTTGACCTGAACACGCCTGTGCACACTTTTGTGGGACATGATGATGTGGTGCTGGAGTTTCAAtggaggaagcagaaagaag GCTCTAAAGATTACCAGCTGGTTACGTGGTCCCGGGATCAGACCCTGCGCATGTGGCGGATTGACTCACAGTTGCAGAGG ctctgtgctAATGATATCCTGGATGGAGTTGAGGACCTCATTGATGGGATTTCTCATCTGCCGGAGCCAGACAAGACCCTTCACCCCCAGGACACGGAGCCTCAGCATAACTCTGGACATGGTGATGAGGAAG CCTTAAAGGAAGATTTCCTGAATGACCCCCTGGTGGGAAAGAAACCAGACCAACTGGGGCTGCCAcaaacactgcagcaggagTTTTCACTGATCAATGTGCAGATCCGAAATGTCAATGTGGAG ATGGATGCGGTGAGTCGCAGCTGTACGGTGTCGGTGCACTGCGGCAACCACAGAGTCAGGATGCTGGTGATGTTCCCTGTCCAGTATCCCAATAATGCTGCACCGTCCTTCCAGTTCATCAACCCAACCTCCATCACAGCTTCCATGAAGGCAAAGCTGCTGAAG ATACTGAAAGACACTTCCCTGCAGAAAGTGAAGCGGaaccagagctgcctggagccTTGCCTGCGTCAGCTGGTTTCCTGGCTGGAGTCTGTCGTG